A single Fibrobacter sp. DNA region contains:
- a CDS encoding ABC transporter permease produces MKLIIKIAWRNIMRHRGKSLVIGAILFLGAFLMTIGNGVISGMDRGLQKNIVEGFTGDIVLISDKQESDNVFFEFMGKAVEPVYDFVKVKRVLSEQDCIHSFVPVGKNMVMVLNDVEDGAPGYCSVLGVDFGRYLEVFPDNIIPIEGRLPESGEQGAVIPTGSRKAFFDQMGIWYIPQGEVLRDENLIEEAKENIAELKYSDNIAFMGFSTDNSTSDIRLSIKGIIKYRALNKIWGDFVLMDIESFRQCQGYFTSLDNSVELSDEEKQLLELGSNELEALFSDDALIEDQSEPDVIQNNTEDSFVQTQEKSKTTDIDEGVYNLVLVRLKDGVNKEKSLKSIDAALVKEKLGVKAVPWKKAVGTIGSTAVIVKSALFVFVMLLFFVAIIIIVNTLSMAALERTSEIGMMRAVGARKIFIRMMFLGETGILSFVFGGGGILAGIVIVNIISALKIKSGNDVIQLLFGGDTFSPLLSMPDIGLAVLQLVFVTFIAVLYPLKVAGSITPLDAISRE; encoded by the coding sequence ATGAAACTTATTATCAAGATTGCATGGCGCAATATCATGCGTCATCGTGGAAAAAGCCTGGTGATAGGAGCGATACTTTTTCTGGGGGCATTTCTGATGACCATTGGAAACGGTGTGATCTCCGGTATGGACAGAGGCTTGCAGAAAAACATCGTGGAGGGCTTTACCGGAGATATTGTCCTGATTTCTGATAAACAGGAGTCAGACAATGTTTTTTTCGAATTCATGGGCAAGGCTGTCGAACCGGTTTATGACTTTGTAAAGGTTAAAAGGGTGCTCAGTGAACAGGACTGTATCCATTCTTTTGTCCCTGTCGGTAAAAACATGGTAATGGTCCTTAACGATGTGGAAGATGGGGCTCCCGGGTACTGTTCTGTGTTAGGTGTTGATTTCGGGCGATACCTGGAGGTCTTCCCTGACAATATAATACCGATTGAGGGACGGCTTCCTGAATCAGGTGAACAGGGAGCAGTCATCCCAACAGGTTCCCGGAAGGCGTTTTTTGACCAGATGGGAATCTGGTATATACCTCAGGGTGAGGTACTCAGAGATGAAAACCTGATTGAAGAGGCAAAAGAGAATATTGCTGAATTAAAATACAGTGACAATATAGCATTCATGGGTTTCAGTACAGATAATTCCACTTCAGATATTCGCCTCAGTATAAAAGGGATTATAAAGTATCGTGCTCTCAATAAAATCTGGGGTGATTTTGTCCTGATGGATATTGAATCTTTTCGTCAGTGTCAGGGCTATTTTACTTCTCTTGACAATTCGGTAGAACTTTCTGATGAGGAAAAGCAGCTTCTGGAACTTGGAAGTAATGAACTGGAGGCGCTGTTTTCTGATGATGCGCTGATTGAAGATCAGAGTGAACCTGATGTTATTCAGAATAATACAGAAGACAGTTTTGTTCAGACACAGGAAAAATCAAAGACAACTGACATCGATGAAGGTGTTTACAATCTGGTTCTGGTCCGTCTGAAAGATGGTGTGAATAAGGAAAAGTCACTGAAGAGTATCGATGCTGCACTTGTAAAAGAAAAACTGGGTGTTAAGGCTGTTCCCTGGAAAAAAGCTGTAGGTACAATAGGAAGTACGGCTGTGATTGTGAAAAGCGCACTGTTTGTTTTCGTGATGCTTCTCTTTTTTGTGGCAATAATAATAATTGTAAACACTCTCAGTATGGCCGCGCTTGAGAGAACCTCCGAGATTGGTATGATGAGGGCAGTGGGAGCAAGAAAAATCTTTATCAGAATGATGTTTCTGGGGGAAACCGGGATCCTCTCATTTGTCTTCGGGGGAGGCGGGATACTTGCCGGAATAGTGATTGTAAACATCATATCTGCTCTTAAAATCAAATCCGGTAATGATGTAATCCAGTTGCTGTTTGGGGGAGACACATTCAGCCCTCTGTTAAGTATGCCTGATATCGGACTGGCCGTTCTTCAGCTTGTGTTTGTCACATTTATAGCGGTACTTTATCCATTGAAAGTCGCCGGCAGTATTACGCCTCTTGATGCCATATCGAGAGAATAG
- a CDS encoding FtsX-like permease family protein yields the protein MNFIFKISLRNLLRQKRRNILLGTAIALGTAILIIAYGFSHGISDNLFNRIVVYVSGHIGIAFSENGNLNKQVFHDGPGIKEIIKREIPDIIKVEEGTWVFCRAVGNGKSDNIVMIGLDLDETGDEKTQQQDADNFKIIDGRFEDLGNNSMENPVFLAKEKAAFLNVKKGDVLRVRYRNINGQDQSARLTVAGIFLPANMFMTAPVFLELNNLKKLMGYASNDVGQLFITIKNPKKNAIKFAEKLHAALKPDLARIDGYLLNRNDSVPVTMLGYKTDSVSLALIRKNITADSKVDRNGCFIGDSLASALGIVPGTVCQISYKSKHQEKSPGSASIKATAVFSGGVLPGNVILLNDDEFYKVYYSGWPLKEKDSRWHSISSSNPLFPVLSEEWTLFPRAKTTDELARLQKEISSKKARGTSVDVRTMYESASAVLSLEYALHSITIVAVMVLFFIILIGVINTLRMTVRERTREIGTIRAIGMQKSDVMISFILETFFLTLFSSLTGTVLAFIAMKVLTMFRIDAAGNPVGMMLVNERLYFVPVLSSVILFICLIIAIAVVTAFFPARKAANLSAAEALRHFD from the coding sequence ATGAATTTTATTTTTAAAATCAGCCTGAGAAATCTTTTGCGTCAAAAGAGAAGGAATATTCTTCTTGGGACAGCAATTGCACTCGGGACAGCAATTCTTATAATTGCGTATGGATTTTCTCATGGAATTTCCGATAACTTGTTTAACAGAATTGTTGTTTATGTTTCCGGGCATATAGGAATCGCGTTTTCTGAGAACGGCAATCTAAATAAGCAGGTATTTCACGATGGTCCTGGGATTAAGGAAATCATAAAAAGAGAAATCCCTGATATCATAAAAGTGGAAGAGGGGACCTGGGTATTTTGCAGAGCGGTTGGCAATGGAAAATCTGATAATATAGTGATGATTGGATTGGATCTTGATGAGACCGGAGATGAAAAAACACAGCAGCAGGATGCTGATAATTTCAAGATAATAGATGGGCGATTTGAGGATCTTGGAAATAACTCAATGGAGAATCCGGTCTTTCTTGCAAAGGAAAAAGCTGCCTTCCTGAACGTGAAAAAAGGGGATGTGCTGAGGGTAAGATACCGCAATATTAATGGTCAGGATCAGTCTGCAAGATTGACAGTAGCTGGTATATTCCTGCCGGCCAACATGTTTATGACAGCACCAGTTTTTCTGGAATTGAATAACCTGAAAAAACTGATGGGGTATGCATCGAACGATGTTGGTCAGCTTTTCATAACCATTAAAAATCCTAAGAAAAATGCGATAAAGTTTGCTGAGAAACTGCATGCAGCTTTGAAACCGGACCTGGCAAGAATAGATGGATATCTCTTAAACAGAAATGATTCTGTACCTGTCACTATGCTGGGTTATAAAACCGATTCTGTATCTCTTGCGCTGATAAGGAAGAATATCACTGCAGACAGTAAAGTAGACAGAAACGGGTGTTTTATTGGTGACTCTCTGGCCTCAGCTCTGGGTATTGTGCCAGGCACTGTCTGCCAAATTTCTTATAAATCAAAGCATCAGGAAAAATCTCCTGGTTCTGCTTCGATCAAGGCTACGGCTGTATTCTCAGGTGGAGTTCTTCCCGGTAATGTTATTCTGCTTAATGATGATGAGTTTTACAAGGTGTATTATTCAGGATGGCCTTTGAAGGAAAAAGATTCCAGGTGGCACAGCATATCATCCTCCAATCCTTTATTCCCTGTACTATCAGAAGAGTGGACACTTTTTCCAAGGGCTAAAACTACCGATGAACTTGCCAGACTGCAAAAGGAAATCAGCAGCAAAAAGGCCAGAGGCACATCGGTTGATGTGCGTACAATGTATGAGAGCGCAAGTGCGGTTCTAAGCCTTGAATATGCTCTGCACTCTATTACCATAGTGGCTGTCATGGTACTTTTTTTCATTATATTGATTGGTGTGATCAATACTCTTCGTATGACTGTAAGGGAACGCACAAGAGAGATTGGAACAATAAGGGCCATTGGAATGCAGAAAAGTGATGTCATGATTTCTTTTATCCTGGAGACTTTTTTCCTCACTCTCTTTTCGTCACTTACAGGTACAGTCCTGGCCTTTATTGCCATGAAGGTTCTTACCATGTTTAGAATTGATGCTGCGGGAAATCCGGTCGGTATGATGCTTGTAAATGAGCGGCTTTACTTCGTACCGGTTCTGTCCAGTGTTATCCTTTTTATTTGTCTCATAATAGCCATAGCCGTTGTAACTGCTTTTTTCCCTGCAAGGAAAGCCGCGAACCTTTCAGCAGCCGAGGCATTGAGGCACTTCGATTGA
- a CDS encoding outer membrane lipoprotein-sorting protein: MNRWLLIILSAFCTVNALPKIDSLLQAMDYSYSMDIDVKAKVKITQQKSGQGTKKMEMLYYRRDASNSFLIVMTEPPAEKGNGYLRVGDNFWMYRKNTGTFQKINRDESIGGTDLKGDDLEERKRTEMYVPAKDSAGKELISEDTLGEVKVYRFEIRAKVNDVDYPRKVYWIRRDNGLILKEESYSLSGTLMQTTYFLKYRKMRKTMIPVKQLFVDEFEKGNKTVLEISDISTEKLNDSTFTKAYLENLNKR; encoded by the coding sequence ATGAACCGTTGGTTATTAATCATTCTTTCTGCTTTCTGTACTGTTAATGCTTTGCCGAAGATAGACAGCCTTCTACAAGCAATGGATTACAGCTACAGTATGGATATCGATGTAAAAGCGAAAGTGAAGATTACCCAGCAGAAAAGCGGTCAGGGAACAAAAAAAATGGAGATGCTTTATTATCGCAGGGATGCATCCAATTCTTTTCTTATTGTCATGACTGAACCTCCTGCTGAAAAAGGAAATGGATATCTCCGTGTTGGAGATAATTTCTGGATGTACAGGAAAAACACAGGCACTTTTCAAAAGATTAACCGCGATGAGAGTATCGGAGGAACCGATCTAAAGGGGGATGATCTAGAGGAAAGAAAACGGACTGAAATGTATGTGCCTGCAAAAGATTCTGCAGGAAAAGAATTGATTTCAGAGGATACTCTGGGAGAGGTAAAAGTTTACAGGTTTGAGATCAGAGCAAAGGTAAACGATGTCGATTATCCCAGAAAAGTCTATTGGATCAGAAGAGATAACGGACTGATTCTTAAAGAGGAATCATATTCTCTTTCAGGAACTCTTATGCAGACAACCTATTTCCTGAAATACAGAAAAATGCGAAAAACAATGATCCCTGTAAAACAGCTTTTTGTCGATGAGTTTGAAAAAGGAAATAAAACCGTATTGGAAATTTCGGATATATCGACTGAGAAACTGAATGATTCAACCTTTACAAAAGCGTATCTTGAAAACCTGAACAAAAGATAA
- a CDS encoding glycosyltransferase family 4 protein — translation MKIWFVTAIRRSSTGGVNRSINNLAEGLKKSGHSVKMFHVESAMEENYLIFAIKAALSLLLAFSNRPDRIIARSTDGVFCAFVSRLFNFKTKVILFNHGWEEKVYELEHRLPLSIITSRTSWKARLFRFPLLRLSLRLSSLCVCGTLEEAQWIARKYPSSSGKLRVVPNGILLPPSPFWQSQDYLPPSFLMVGGFTWKKNLEYGVQLFGIILRDNPEARLFLVGTGPVPESKQNLLSALGDSIYIVERESPDKMARWYQTCPFLLSTSRYEGGRSFAILEAQSEGMMVFATDIPSSRETLSGSRSGILLSGVNFEEDAQKIISVYKNPGIFREISLRAFRNASRHRIKRQTRRLINILNS, via the coding sequence GTGAAAATCTGGTTTGTCACAGCGATAAGGAGATCCTCAACCGGGGGTGTCAACAGGTCGATAAACAATCTGGCTGAGGGATTAAAGAAATCTGGTCACAGTGTAAAGATGTTCCATGTTGAATCAGCCATGGAGGAAAACTACCTTATATTTGCGATTAAAGCAGCGCTCTCTCTTCTGCTTGCCTTCTCCAATCGTCCCGATCGGATTATCGCAAGGTCAACAGATGGTGTCTTTTGCGCATTTGTTTCAAGATTATTCAATTTTAAAACAAAGGTGATTTTATTTAATCATGGCTGGGAAGAGAAAGTATATGAACTCGAGCACAGACTTCCATTGTCAATAATCACCAGCAGAACAAGCTGGAAAGCACGCCTTTTTCGATTTCCTCTTCTGCGCCTCTCTCTGAGACTTTCATCTTTATGTGTCTGCGGAACCCTTGAGGAGGCACAATGGATTGCTCGTAAATACCCTTCATCCTCCGGAAAACTCAGAGTAGTTCCCAATGGCATTCTACTGCCGCCCTCTCCTTTCTGGCAGTCACAGGATTACCTCCCTCCCAGCTTTCTCATGGTCGGGGGATTTACCTGGAAGAAAAATCTCGAGTACGGAGTTCAGTTATTCGGAATAATTCTTCGCGACAATCCTGAGGCCAGACTTTTTCTGGTCGGAACGGGTCCGGTTCCTGAATCGAAGCAAAATCTGCTTTCAGCCCTGGGAGACTCCATTTACATCGTTGAAAGAGAATCGCCGGATAAAATGGCCAGGTGGTATCAGACCTGTCCTTTTCTCTTGTCTACCTCACGATATGAGGGAGGGCGTTCTTTCGCGATTCTTGAGGCACAAAGTGAAGGTATGATGGTATTTGCGACAGATATCCCTTCCAGCCGGGAAACGCTTTCCGGCTCCAGAAGTGGCATCCTGTTAAGTGGTGTTAATTTTGAAGAAGACGCACAGAAAATTATCTCTGTGTATAAAAATCCCGGGATTTTCAGAGAAATAAGCCTCAGAGCATTCAGAAATGCTTCCCGCCACCGGATCAAGCGCCAGACCAGAAGACTTATTAATATCCTGAACTCCTGA
- a CDS encoding ABC transporter ATP-binding protein, producing MTIIKISGLKKNYPLGNTTVHALRGIDLEIKKGDLLSIIGPSGSGKTTLLNIIGCIDRASEGSVIIGQKDISTLNDREITDLRLHKIGFIFQTFNLIPVLNAQENVEFPLLLMKKHTSGEVQRRVEKLIEEVGLKEYRKHRPAELSGGQRQRVAIARALVTSPDIVLADEPTANLDSVTGESILELMKKMNEIEKTTFIFSTHDPNVMKYARKVVKIKDGLIAEEAAS from the coding sequence TTGACCATAATTAAGATATCGGGCCTGAAGAAGAACTATCCTCTGGGGAACACAACAGTGCATGCTCTCAGAGGAATCGATCTGGAAATAAAAAAGGGAGATCTACTTAGCATAATAGGGCCCTCAGGAAGTGGAAAGACAACACTGCTGAATATTATTGGATGTATAGATCGGGCCAGCGAGGGAAGTGTGATTATTGGACAGAAAGATATAAGTACCCTCAATGACAGAGAGATTACCGATCTCAGGCTCCACAAGATCGGGTTTATTTTTCAGACATTCAATCTTATCCCGGTACTCAATGCTCAGGAGAATGTCGAATTTCCTCTTCTTCTCATGAAGAAACATACATCAGGTGAGGTTCAGAGGAGAGTTGAGAAACTTATAGAGGAGGTGGGTCTGAAGGAGTATAGAAAGCACAGACCTGCAGAGCTCTCCGGCGGCCAGCGGCAAAGAGTTGCCATCGCAAGGGCTCTTGTTACCAGCCCTGATATTGTTTTGGCTGATGAGCCTACTGCCAACCTTGACTCAGTTACAGGTGAATCCATCCTTGAATTGATGAAGAAGATGAATGAAATAGAAAAAACTACATTCATCTTTTCTACGCATGACCCCAATGTGATGAAGTATGCCAGGAAAGTGGTAAAGATCAAGGATGGTCTGATCGCTGAAGAGGCAGCTTCATGA